ATATCGACGAGGCCTTGATGGCCGAAATGGTCGAGATCAAGCGCGCGGCCAATCCGCACGAAATCCTGCTCGTCGCCGACAGCCTGACCGGCCAGGACGCCGTCAATCTCGCCAAGAATTTCGACGATCGCGTCGGCATCACCGGCATCGTGCTGACCCGCGTCGATGGCGACGGACGCGGCGGCGCCGCGCTCTCAATGCGCGCCGTCAGCGGCAAGCCGATCAAGCTTCTCGGCACCGGCGAAAAAATGGATGCGCTTGAGGATTTCCATCCCGACCGCATCGCCAATCGCATTCTCGGCATGGGCGACATCGTTTCGCTCGTCGAAAAGGCGGCACAGACGATCGATGCGCAGAAGGCGCAGAAGATCGCCGACCGGATGCGCAAGGGCAAATTCGATCTCGAAGATCTCGCCGATCAATTGGCGCAGGTCGAGAAGATCGGCGGCATTGGCGGCATCATGGGCATGCTGCCCGGCATGGCCAAGATGAAGGACCAGATCGCCTCCGCCAACCTCGACGAGAAAGTCATCAAGCGCCAGCGTGCCATCATCCTGTCGATGACGCAGCAGGAGCGGCGCAACCCCGACATTCTCAAAGCCTCGCGCAAGAAACGCATCGCGGCAGGCTCTGGTACAAGAGTCGAGGATGTGAACCGGCTGTTGAAGCAGCATCGCGGCATGGCCGATATGATGAAACAGCTCGGCAGCGCCAAGCGCGGGCCGCTGTCGCAAATGGCGTCCGCGCTCGGTATGGGCGGCGGCATGCCGGTGCCCTCGCCCGAACAGATTGCCGAATTGCAGAAACAGGCCGGCGGCGGCGGAATGCCGAAAATACCGGAACTGCCAGCGGGTCTCCTGAACAATCCGCCGAAGAGTTTGCCCGGCCTGCCGGGTCTCGGCGGCGCCAAATTGCCGGGCGGTTTGCCCGGCCTTGGCGGCGGCGGATTCAATCCATTCGCAAAGAAGAAATAACTCACTCGTTCGTTAGAAAGGAAAACAATGTCTCTGAAAATTCGTCTCGCCCGTGGTGGCGCCAAGAAGCGCCCCTTCTATCGTGTCGTCGTCGCCGATTCGCGCATGCCACGTGATGGCCGCTTCATCGAAAAGCTCGGCACGTTCGATCCGGTGAAGCCGAAGGACGCCGCTGATCGTCTCGTGCTCGATACCGAGAAGGCGAAGGCCTGGATCGCCAAGGGCGCACAGCCGACGGATCGCGTGGCGCGCCTGCTCGATGGGCTCGGCGTTGTGAAGCGCGAAGCGCAGAATAATCCTGAGAAGGCGCAGCCGAAGAAGAAGGCGCAAGAACGCGCCGCCGCCGCCGCCGCCAGGGCCGGCAAGGCCAGCGAAGAAGCCCCTGCGGCCTGACGATGCCGGAGGGCCGCTCCAATCCGTCCGCAGCGCAAGACCTCGTGCTTGTCGGGCGGATCGGTGCGGCGCACGGGATCAAGGGCGACGTGCGCCTCGTCTCCTTCACCGAAGATCCGAAGGCGGTCGGCAGCTACGGGCCGCTGAGCGATGCCAGCGGTGCGCGGCGCTTTGAAATCGCCGCGCTGCGGCCGTTGAAGGATAATATTTTCGTCGCGCGTCTTGTCGGCATTTCGACACGCGACGCGGCCGAGGCTCTGAACAATCTCGATCTTTATCTTCCCCGCGCGGCGCTGCCCGCGGCCGCGGACGATGAATTCTATCACGCCGATCTTCTCGGCCTGAGGGTCGTCGATAGCATGGGCGTCGAGATCGGCCGTGTGCTGAACGTGCTCAACTTCGGCGGCGGCGATATTCTTGAAATTGTGCCCGTCGACGGCGACGAAACGCTGCTCCTGCCGTTCACGAAAGCCTGCGTCCCAACAATCGATCTTACGCAAAAACGGCTTGTCGTCATCCCGCCGGTCGAAGTCGAAGCGACCCCCGAAGACGGCGGTCCGAACTGATGTGGCGCGCGACCATCCTCACGCTCTTTCCGGAAATGTTTCCGGGATCGCTTGGGCTTTCGCTGGCCGGCGACGCGTTGAAGCGCGGCGTGTGGCAGCTTGAAGCGATCGACATCCGCACGCATGGGCTTGGCAAACATCGCAGTGTCGATGACACGCCAGCCGGCGGCGGCGCCGGCATGGTGATGCGCGCCGATGTGCTCGCCGCAAGTCTCGATGCGGCGCTGGCATCGGACGATCCGCGCCCACGGCTACTCATGAGCCCGCGCGGAAAGCCGCTGACGCAGGCGCGCGTTCGCGACCTCGCCGCCGGGCCGGGCGCTGCGATCATCTGCGGTCGTTTTGAGGGCGTCGACGAGCGCCTGATTGCCGCACGGCAGCTCGAAGAAATCTCGGTCGGCGATTACGTGCTGTCGGGCGGCGAACCGGCAGCACTTGTCTTGCTCGATGCCGCCGTGCGCTTGCTGCCGGGTGTCATGGGCAAGGAAGAATCCGGCGCGGAAGAAAGCTTCGAGAACGGGTTGCTCGAATATCCGCACTATACAAAGCCGCGCGTTTTCGAGGGCCGCGAAATCCCCGAAATTCTGCTCTCCGGCGCTCATGGCAAAATCGCCGCATGGCGCGAGGCCGAAGCGCGCGCGCTGACCGAAGCACGCCGGCCGGATTTGCTCAAGTCGCCGTCATTGCGAGCGAAGCGAAGCAATCCAGACTCATGAC
This Methylovirgula sp. DNA region includes the following protein-coding sequences:
- the rpsP gene encoding 30S ribosomal protein S16; the protein is MSLKIRLARGGAKKRPFYRVVVADSRMPRDGRFIEKLGTFDPVKPKDAADRLVLDTEKAKAWIAKGAQPTDRVARLLDGLGVVKREAQNNPEKAQPKKKAQERAAAAAARAGKASEEAPAA
- the rimM gene encoding ribosome maturation factor RimM (Essential for efficient processing of 16S rRNA); this encodes MPEGRSNPSAAQDLVLVGRIGAAHGIKGDVRLVSFTEDPKAVGSYGPLSDASGARRFEIAALRPLKDNIFVARLVGISTRDAAEALNNLDLYLPRAALPAAADDEFYHADLLGLRVVDSMGVEIGRVLNVLNFGGGDILEIVPVDGDETLLLPFTKACVPTIDLTQKRLVVIPPVEVEATPEDGGPN
- the trmD gene encoding tRNA (guanosine(37)-N1)-methyltransferase TrmD translates to MWRATILTLFPEMFPGSLGLSLAGDALKRGVWQLEAIDIRTHGLGKHRSVDDTPAGGGAGMVMRADVLAASLDAALASDDPRPRLLMSPRGKPLTQARVRDLAAGPGAAIICGRFEGVDERLIAARQLEEISVGDYVLSGGEPAALVLLDAAVRLLPGVMGKEESGAEESFENGLLEYPHYTKPRVFEGREIPEILLSGAHGKIAAWREAEARALTEARRPDLLKSPSLRAKRSNPDS
- the ffh gene encoding signal recognition particle protein, yielding MFEGLSEKLSSILDGLTRRGTLSEEDVNLALREVRRALLEADVALDVVRSFTDKLRARAVGANVVKSVTPGQMVIKIVNDVLIETLGSDTQPIDLDAPPPVAIMMVGLQGAGKTTTSAKIAKRLAERQKRRVLMASLDVKRPAAQEQLAVLGKQVGIDTLPIIPGQTPVQIAKRAEEAARLQGYDVVILDTAGRTHIDEALMAEMVEIKRAANPHEILLVADSLTGQDAVNLAKNFDDRVGITGIVLTRVDGDGRGGAALSMRAVSGKPIKLLGTGEKMDALEDFHPDRIANRILGMGDIVSLVEKAAQTIDAQKAQKIADRMRKGKFDLEDLADQLAQVEKIGGIGGIMGMLPGMAKMKDQIASANLDEKVIKRQRAIILSMTQQERRNPDILKASRKKRIAAGSGTRVEDVNRLLKQHRGMADMMKQLGSAKRGPLSQMASALGMGGGMPVPSPEQIAELQKQAGGGGMPKIPELPAGLLNNPPKSLPGLPGLGGAKLPGGLPGLGGGGFNPFAKKK